TCCGATCTTGATACAGATGACCTTATTTTGGCGTTGGAGATGCTATGTAATCCTGACATACATGAATTAAAAACATTGCTGCCGTTGAATCTTGATGAAATAGTGTCGTTTGGTTAAATTATCTAGACGTGACAAGACACGAGCGAGTGACCGAACGGTTCTTGAATCCACAATGCCATGTTTCGCTGCTTGCTGACGCGAACTCACTCCTATAGAAAATCCCGGCGCGGCATCGTCTCTTCCCGCCGCAACGTCGGTACGTCGGCTGCAATTTGTCCCAAAGACGACTCCTTTGACTTCGCTCGGTTCACCCACCCGCCTCATCGATCTCTCGTCCCATCGGACACATCTCAAGGCGGCGTGCCACACCCTCCACAGTCCTCGCCGGACGTTTCTTTGCCTGCAAACTCCCAACTCTTCGACCATTTGGTCTCTCGTTGCCGCGGCTCTCGTTGCCCGAACGATGCCAAGGAGCTTCATTTGCAGTTGCTCAAGGCCGGGTTCGACAATGACTTGTTTCTTTGCAATACCCTTGTTAATATCTATGCTAGAGTTGGCGATCTGGGTTCTGCGCATAAGCTGTTTGATGATATGCCGAGCAGGAATTCTGTCACTTGGGCTTGCTTGATCTCTGGCTACGCGCAGAGTGGTGTGCCAGAGAAGGTGTGGGTGCTTTTTAGATGCATGGTCAGGGAAGGGTTGATGCCGAATCACTATGTGTTTGGGAGTGTTCTCCGGGCTTGCCAAGAGCACAGGCCATCTGGGCTTAATCTTGGGATGCAAATTCATGGAATGGTTTCGAAGACTCGGTATGCTGGGGATGTGGTGGTGTCAAATGTGCTGATATCGATGTATGGGGGTTGCTTGGGCTCCCTCGATGATGCTTTCGGCGTTTTTGATGagataaatttgagaaattcAATATCATGGAACTCTATCATGTCTGTATGTTCTCAAAGAGGAAATGCGGATTTGGCATTCGAATTATTTGCAAGAATGCAAAGAGATGGTGGTTCAGGGTTCAGTATAAAACCTAATGAGTATACTTTCGGTAGCTTAATTACAGCGACTTGTTCTTCAAGTGATTCAGGTTCTTTGCTTGAGCAGATGTTCGCCAGAGTTACCAAATCTGGCTTTCTTTATGATCTGTATGTAGGTAGTGCTCTAGTAAGTGGATTTGCAAGATTAGGATTGACTGATCatgcaattaatatatttaggcAGATGACTGAGAGGAATGTGGTCTCCTTGAATGGTTTGATGGTTGGATTAGTGAGacaaaagaagggagaagaagcttttaaaatttttagcgaGACGAGAGAGTTAGTTGACATAAATGTCGATTCATATGTAGTTCTTTTAAGTGCTGTCACTGAATTCGCTGTGCCTGATGAAGGGAAGAGAAGTGGAAGAGAAATCCATGCATATCTTATCAGGACTGGCTTAATTAACAATAAGGTTGCTGTGGAAAATGGGCTGGTAACTATGTATGCTAAATGTGGTTCTGTTAATGATGCTAAATCAGTTTTTGCATTGATGAATGAGAGAGATTCGGTTTCATGGAATTCCTTGATTTCAGCCTTGGATCAAAATGGCTGTTTTGAGGATACGGTTACGAGCTTCTCACAGATGCGGAGAAGTGGACTGATACCTTCTAATTTCACTTTGATAAGTACATTGAGTTCATGTGCTAGCTTAGGATGGACTTGGCTTGGCCAGCAAATTCATGGAGAAGGGATTAAATTAGGGCTTGATTTAGATGTTTCGGTTTCAAATGCTCTTCTTGCTTTATATGCTGAAGTTGGGTGTCTTGCTCAATGCGAGAAAGTTTTCTCCTTGATGCCGGAATATGATCAAGTTTCATGGAATTCGATCATTGGGGCATTTTCTGATTCAGAAGCATTAGTTTCTGAGGCAGTGAAGTATTTCTTGGGCATGATGCGAGCGGGATGGAGTCTGAACAGAGTAACCTTTATAAACATTCTCGCCGCTGTCTCACTGCTATCATTTCAGCGATTTAATCACCAAATTCATGCTTTAGCATTAAAATACAATCTCGCAGATGACATTGCTATTGAGAATGCACTTTTGGCCTGCTATGGGAAGTGTGGAGAGATGGATGAATGTGAACGGATCTTTTCCAGAATGTCTGAAAGAAGGGATGAGGTGAGTTGGAATGCTATGATCTCTGGGTACATCCACAATGAGTACTTGTTCAAAGCCATGGATATGGTTTGGTATATGTTGCAGAGAGGTCAGAAGTTGGACTCTTTCACCTTTGCCACCGTTCTTAGTGCTTGTGCTTCGGTTGCAACGCTAGAACGTGGCATGGAAGTTCATGCTTGTGGGATTAGGGCCCACTTGCAATCTGATGTTGTGGTAGGTAGCGCATTGATTGACATGTACTCAAAATGTGGAAG
This region of Eucalyptus grandis isolate ANBG69807.140 chromosome 8, ASM1654582v1, whole genome shotgun sequence genomic DNA includes:
- the LOC104456604 gene encoding putative pentatricopeptide repeat-containing protein At5g09950, with protein sequence MFRCLLTRTHSYRKSRRGIVSSRRNVGTSAAICPKDDSFDFARFTHPPHRSLVPSDTSQGGVPHPPQSSPDVSLPANSQLFDHLVSRCRGSRCPNDAKELHLQLLKAGFDNDLFLCNTLVNIYARVGDLGSAHKLFDDMPSRNSVTWACLISGYAQSGVPEKVWVLFRCMVREGLMPNHYVFGSVLRACQEHRPSGLNLGMQIHGMVSKTRYAGDVVVSNVLISMYGGCLGSLDDAFGVFDEINLRNSISWNSIMSVCSQRGNADLAFELFARMQRDGGSGFSIKPNEYTFGSLITATCSSSDSGSLLEQMFARVTKSGFLYDLYVGSALVSGFARLGLTDHAINIFRQMTERNVVSLNGLMVGLVRQKKGEEAFKIFSETRELVDINVDSYVVLLSAVTEFAVPDEGKRSGREIHAYLIRTGLINNKVAVENGLVTMYAKCGSVNDAKSVFALMNERDSVSWNSLISALDQNGCFEDTVTSFSQMRRSGLIPSNFTLISTLSSCASLGWTWLGQQIHGEGIKLGLDLDVSVSNALLALYAEVGCLAQCEKVFSLMPEYDQVSWNSIIGAFSDSEALVSEAVKYFLGMMRAGWSLNRVTFINILAAVSLLSFQRFNHQIHALALKYNLADDIAIENALLACYGKCGEMDECERIFSRMSERRDEVSWNAMISGYIHNEYLFKAMDMVWYMLQRGQKLDSFTFATVLSACASVATLERGMEVHACGIRAHLQSDVVVGSALIDMYSKCGRVDYASRFFQNMPVRNVYSWNSMISGFARHGHGEDALNLFRQMKLSGQPPDHVTFVGVLSACSHVGLVEEGFMHFKAMQEEFGLAPRTEHYSCMVDLLGRAGELSKIEDFVNKMPMEPNILIWRTVLGACCRANGRNSELGQRAAHMLFEMEPQNAVNYVLLSNMFASGGKWDEMAKARRAMRQAAVKKDAGCSWVTMKDGVHVFVSGDKSHPEKDLIYEKLAELNRKMRDAGYVPQTSFALYDLEVENKEELLSYHSEKIAVAFVLTRKSERPIRIMKNLRVCGDCHSAFKYISRIAGRIIVLRDSNRFHHFEDGACSCRDYW